The Candidatus Woesearchaeota archaeon sequence AAGAAAAGCGCTGCAAAAAACGCCGAGGCCTTACCGAAGAGCGAAAGCGCCTGCGGAAAAACAACAAATGCCAGCCCGGGCCCGCTCGCGACGACGTCGCCAACACTCGTTCCCTGCGTGTGAGCCATGAACCCAAGCACTGCAAACACGACAAAGCCTGCAAAGACCGAGATGCCACTGTTGATGAGCGCCGTCACCCAAGCATTCTTCACAACATCTTCATCCTTCTTATTATAACTCGCGTACGCAATCATCACGCCAAACCCGATCGTGAGTGTGAACAAAATCTGGCTGAACGCCGCCTGCCACACTTCAGGATCAAGCAACGCCCCCCACTTCGGAACGAGGTAGAACCACCACCCGCTCAGCGCCCCTGGAAGAAAAGCCGCCCGCGCCAAAAGCAAAGCCAAGAGCAACACAGGAAGCGGCACCGTCCACGCCACGACCTTGCCAACGCTGTGCACGCCTTTCCACACACAAAAGTAAATAAGCACCCACACCGCCGCCAAGGCAAGCACTAAAACGAGGTTAAGAGAAACCGCCTCAGGAGACGTAATGGCGGGCGCGATTTGAAGCACCTTATCGTAAAAAAAACCGCTCGCGTCCCCCTTCCAACGAAGCGTAAAACTCGCGAAAAAATAAATGAGCGCCCACGCCATAACAACAGCATAATAGCAAACAATGATGAACGCGCTTAGCAACGCAAAAACACCAAGACCAGCAAAGCGAGGATGCAGCTCACGAAACGAGTGCACTGCTCCTTTCTGAAATCTTTGGCCAATACCGAACTCGAGCATGAGAACGGGAACACCGATAAGCACGAGCGCGACGAGGTAGGGAACCAAGAACGCGCCACCACCGTACTTGTACGCGAGGTACGGAAAACGCCACACGTTCCCCAAACCAACAGCAGACCCAACCGCTGCAAGAATAAATGTAGTCCTTGAAGCCCA is a genomic window containing:
- a CDS encoding sodium-dependent transporter, whose amino-acid sequence is MNRPRWASRTTFILAAVGSAVGLGNVWRFPYLAYKYGGGAFLVPYLVALVLIGVPVLMLEFGIGQRFQKGAVHSFRELHPRFAGLGVFALLSAFIIVCYYAVVMAWALIYFFASFTLRWKGDASGFFYDKVLQIAPAITSPEAVSLNLVLVLALAAVWVLIYFCVWKGVHSVGKVVAWTVPLPVLLLALLLARAAFLPGALSGWWFYLVPKWGALLDPEVWQAAFSQILFTLTIGFGVMIAYASYNKKDEDVVKNAWVTALINSGISVFAGFVVFAVLGFMAHTQGTSVGDVVASGPGLAFVVFPQALSLFGKASAFFAALFFLTLLSLGIDSAFSLVEAVNAALKDWSPKLSVAKLSAIVSVVGFLGGLIFTTRGGLYFLDIVDHFVNNYNLVLVVIFQSVLVGWVHGADKHFQFLNAVSEWRVGAWWKVSIRYVVPVLLSLLVWVNLFLKKTEAGWEWKGDLLAPYGGYGAFSFIIGWAVVLVPLVLFVLFFIKGSEGGGAAVAAAPGRPRRRGSRK